From a single Euzebya rosea genomic region:
- a CDS encoding acyl-CoA dehydrogenase family protein, which produces MPRTGLDEEHLHFQQMARRFMEKEVAPHNEEWAAAGQVDRDVWLAAGEAGLLCMAAPEEYGGTGVDDFRFNAIINEEQVRVGSSGPGFAVHTDINLPYVMRYGNDEQKARYLPRMVSGECITAIAMTEPNTGSDLSGIKTSAVRDGADYVVNGAKTFISNGQMADMVITVVRTSDDPHKGLSLLLVDADTPGFARGRNLDKVGMKAQDTSELFFDDCRVPASQLLGEEGMGFLYLVGNLPQERLSIACTAVSAAEAIFEETHAYITSRKAFGRNVGSFQNSRFVMAELRTRIELGRVFMDRCLDLHNAGELSIEHAAMAKWWTTEMQVNAIDRCLQLHGGYGYMTEYPVARAYVDSRVQTIYGGTTEIMKEIIGRGMGL; this is translated from the coding sequence ATGCCCCGCACCGGCCTGGACGAGGAGCACCTGCACTTCCAGCAGATGGCCCGCCGGTTCATGGAGAAGGAGGTCGCGCCGCACAACGAGGAGTGGGCTGCGGCAGGACAGGTCGACCGTGACGTGTGGCTGGCCGCCGGTGAGGCCGGGCTGCTGTGCATGGCCGCCCCCGAGGAGTACGGGGGCACCGGGGTCGACGACTTCCGCTTCAACGCCATCATCAACGAGGAGCAGGTCCGCGTCGGATCGTCCGGCCCCGGGTTCGCGGTCCACACCGACATCAACCTCCCCTACGTCATGCGGTACGGCAACGACGAGCAGAAGGCCCGCTACCTGCCGAGGATGGTCAGCGGCGAGTGCATCACCGCCATCGCCATGACCGAACCCAACACCGGATCGGACCTGTCGGGTATCAAGACCTCGGCGGTTCGCGACGGTGCGGACTACGTGGTCAACGGCGCCAAGACGTTCATCTCCAACGGGCAGATGGCCGACATGGTCATCACGGTGGTCCGGACCAGCGACGACCCCCACAAGGGCCTGTCGCTGCTGCTGGTCGATGCCGACACCCCCGGCTTCGCCCGCGGGCGCAACCTCGACAAGGTCGGCATGAAGGCCCAGGACACCTCCGAGCTGTTCTTCGACGACTGCCGGGTGCCGGCCAGCCAGCTGCTCGGCGAGGAGGGCATGGGGTTCCTCTACCTCGTCGGCAACCTGCCCCAGGAGCGACTGTCGATCGCTTGCACCGCCGTGTCGGCGGCCGAGGCGATCTTCGAGGAGACCCACGCCTACATCACCTCCCGAAAGGCGTTCGGACGCAACGTCGGGTCGTTCCAGAACAGCCGCTTCGTCATGGCCGAGCTGCGCACGAGGATCGAGCTCGGGCGGGTGTTCATGGACCGATGCCTGGACCTGCACAACGCCGGCGAGCTGTCCATCGAGCACGCCGCGATGGCGAAGTGGTGGACCACGGAGATGCAGGTCAACGCCATCGACCGGTGCCTGCAGCTGCACGGCGGCTACGGCTACATGACCGAATACCCGGTGGCCCGTGCCTACGTCGACAGCCGCGTGCAGACCATCTACGGCGGCACCACGGAGATCATGAAGGAGATCATCGGCCGCGGCATGGGCCTGTAG
- a CDS encoding TetR/AcrR family transcriptional regulator, whose protein sequence is MAAADAPNVPLQQRALRTRAKILDATVESLVDDGYTATTTARVQELAGVSRGALIHHFPSKQELLMDAVAHLAVRRGRWFTEQATKLDSPADRCAAGMGLLWSTMSGPLFAAATELWVAARTDDTLRDALVVHERRLGADARTVIADVLGEPHPEDPTFRAALDHALQTFRGAALTALLRDDARWERRMVRATTDTFCQMMNHDPQRTRP, encoded by the coding sequence ATGGCTGCCGCCGACGCCCCGAACGTCCCCCTCCAGCAGCGCGCGCTGCGCACCCGCGCGAAGATCCTCGACGCCACCGTCGAGAGCCTCGTGGACGACGGCTACACGGCGACCACCACCGCTCGGGTGCAGGAGCTGGCCGGGGTCAGCCGTGGTGCCCTGATCCACCACTTCCCGTCCAAGCAGGAGCTGCTGATGGACGCGGTCGCCCACCTCGCGGTCAGGCGCGGGCGGTGGTTCACCGAGCAGGCCACGAAGCTGGACTCCCCGGCCGATCGTTGCGCCGCCGGCATGGGGTTGCTGTGGTCGACGATGAGCGGACCGCTGTTCGCCGCCGCGACCGAGCTGTGGGTCGCCGCCCGCACCGACGACACGCTCCGCGACGCGCTGGTCGTCCACGAACGGCGCCTCGGCGCCGACGCACGGACGGTCATCGCCGATGTGCTGGGCGAGCCGCACCCCGAGGACCCCACGTTCAGGGCGGCCCTGGACCACGCCCTGCAGACGTTCCGTGGCGCGGCGCTGACCGCGCTGCTGCGCGACGACGCCCGGTGGGAACGCCGGATGGTCCGCGCCACCACCGACACCTTCTGCCAGATGATGAACCACGACCCCCAGAGGACCCGACCATGA